The DNA segment CGCGTACACCGAAGACCGCGCCCCCGTACGCTGGCGTCGCACATCTGAACGACATGGGGGGCGTGGTGCGCGGAAGACCTGCTGACAGTCCGGTGATCCCCGGGGTGGCCGGGCGGCCCTGGTGGGCGGCGAACGAACTGCTCGCGTTCCTGCTGGAGGTGGTGGCCCTCGGCTGCCTCTTCCGGTGGGGGTTCTCGCTGACGGACCGGCTGGTGCCCGGACTGCTGCTCGGCTGCGCCGTCCTGGCCGCGGCCGCCACGCTGTGGGGGCTGTTCGCCGCGCCGCGCGCCCGGTTCCGCCCGCCGCTCGCCGGGGTGCTGGCGGTGAAGGCCCTGGTGCTGGGCGGCAGCGCGCTCGCGCTGTACGGGGTCGGGCACCCGACCGCCGCCGCGGTGATGGGCGTCGTCGTGGTGGCGAACACGGCCCTGGCGGAGACCTTCCGCCGCCGGACCGCCCCCACCGGGTAGCCCGCCGGCCGGCCCCCGGGGGGCGCGGCCGGGCGGCCGGGCCGC comes from the Streptomyces sp. NBC_00525 genome and includes:
- a CDS encoding YrdB family protein; translation: MAGRPWWAANELLAFLLEVVALGCLFRWGFSLTDRLVPGLLLGCAVLAAAATLWGLFAAPRARFRPPLAGVLAVKALVLGGSALALYGVGHPTAAAVMGVVVVANTALAETFRRRTAPTG